Proteins encoded together in one Impatiens glandulifera chromosome 1, dImpGla2.1, whole genome shotgun sequence window:
- the LOC124921967 gene encoding DEAD-box ATP-dependent RNA helicase 37-like has translation MAATDSMDASEGPVLNFINKRLRALRKKQNRILQIEDSLAQGKAINKEQEDLIRSKVSISASIDELERLRQPLAAAVAEEITLALHRHRHQESASPSDTTADPLDDKEEKEEEEEHQTADAEAQKEVEENRDDDSIVEDLLNLLYFGMMFDVKSQNDFTSMMLTRTHERGCCLTYDYVTDDESADLLVDMDLDSISRLSGLLISRPTDSVLSHKNALQKCVENAKRWLASSDEPIDSIPNTTYAGLRAKLSKIMASHYFTTTPEMKATVVMAAAAAGNYGSFQVGATQEYHVPLNVSTLAEIPNEQQYQEEADSSNIQGNETYSYESNPVEESQKEYQDDSGEVRTKEELIKSETEDENQRVGESKEDQQYAQRRSYQNQRGGGGGRRGGYSSGGRGGRGSGRGGGSGGGSGNQFFDQSGNYYPRSYYVNNNNRPRGGRGGGGAAAAPGAPQTRSYVQADA, from the exons ATGGCGGCTACGGATTCCATGGACGCCTCTGAAGGACCCGTTCTCAACTTCATTAACAAGCGTCTACGAGCCCTACGTAAGAAGCAAAACCGCATCCTCCAAATCGAAGACTCTCTAGCTCAAGGAAAAGCCATCAACAAGGAGCAAGAAGATCTCATCCGTTCGAAAGTCTCCATCTCAGCTTCAATCGACGAGTTGGAGAGACTCCGGCAGCCTCTCGCCGCTGCTGTTGCTGAAGAAATTACTCTTGCTCTCCATCGCCATCGCCATCAGGAATCTGCTTCCCCGTCTGATACTACCGCCGATCCACTTGATGAtaaggaagaaaaagaagaagaagaagaacatcAAACGGCGGATGCTGAGGCTCAAAAGGAGGTGGAGGAGAATAGAGATGATGACTCAATCGTTGAGGATCTTCTTAATCTGCTTTATTTTGGTATGATGTTTGATGTTAAAAGTCAGAACGATTTCACCTCCATGATGTTGACTCGGACGCACGAAAGAGGTTGCTGTTTGACTTACGATTACGTTACCGATGATGAATCCGCGGATCTGCTTGTTGATATGGATTTGGATTCGATTTCGAGATTGAGTGGTTTGTTGATATCAAGACCTACGGATTCGGTCCTCTCTCACAAGAACGCTTTGCAGAAGTGCGTAGAGAACGCTAAGCGTTGGCTTGCTAGCTCCGATGAACCAATCGATTCAATTCCAAACACCACAT ATGCGGGATTAAGAGCTAAGCTCAGCAAGATAATGGCCTCGCACTACTTCACCACTACGCCAGAGATGAAAGCTACGGTTGTGATGGCTGCTGCAGCAGCAGGAAATTATGGATCTTTTCAGGTTGGCGCCACTCAAGAGTACCATGTGCCCTTAAATGTGTCGACCCTAGCTGAAATCCCCAATGAACAACAGTATCAGGAG GAAGCTGATTCGTCAAACATTCAAGGCAATGAAACTTACAGTTACGAATCAAACCCGGTGGAAGAATCTCAAAAG GAGTACCAAGATGATTCCGGAGAAGTCAGAACGAAAGAAGAGTTAATCAAATCAGAGACAGAAGATGAGAATCAGAGAGTAGGAGAATCGAAGGAAGACCAGCAGTATGCCCAAAGGAGAAGCTACCAGAACCAAAGAGGCGGCGGTGGTGGGCGTAGAGGAGGATATTCCAGTGGTGGTCGTGGTGGAAGAGGAAGTGGCAGAGGAGGAGGAAGTGGTGGTGGGTCTGGAAACCAATTCTTCGATCAGTCTGGAAACTATTACCCAAGAAGCTACTATGTCAACAATAACAATAGGCCAAGAGGAGGAAGGGGTGGTGGTGGTGCAGCAGCAGCCCCGGGAGCTCCTCAAACCAGAAGCTACGTTCAAGCAGATGCATGA